The sequence below is a genomic window from Trichosurus vulpecula isolate mTriVul1 chromosome 5, mTriVul1.pri, whole genome shotgun sequence.
ggaaaggggacagggtcaagggaaaaaaatcaataaagggggatgggttgggaaggagcaaaatatagttagtctttcacaacataagtattgtgggagggtaatacataatgatacacatgtggcctatgttgagttgcttgacttcttagggagggtgggtgggaagggaagaggggagagaatttggaactcaaagttttaaaaacagatgttcaaaaacaaagttgttgcatgcaactagaaaataagatacacaggcaatggggcgtagaaatttatcttaccctacaagaaaggaagggaaaaggggatgggaggggagtggggtgacagaagggagggctgaatggggaacagggcaaccagaatgtaagtcatcttggagtgggggggagggtagaaatggggagaaaatttgtaattcaaactcttgtgaaaatcaatgctgaaaattaaatatgttaaataaataaattttaaaaaatttaaaaaaagaagtggttTGTCCCAAGAGAGTGTGAGGATTTAGTTCTGCTAACCCcacattcagttttttttccaatacAGTAAGCTGCTTCACCACTATCACCTGTGTTGAATACAACATCCTAATTTCAATAGAAGGAATTCCTTACTACTTGATACATGAAGTGGCATTTCTTGTTATTTTCCCTGAATTCAACTCTCTTGATTTTCCTAACTCTTCTGATCCTATCAACTCCCATTCCCAGCTGAAGAGTCCTAATGTATTCAAGGCTGTCCTTATGCAATAATCTCCCCCCAAAGACCAAAATGAGCCACTTCCCTCCCTATCACAGGTGAAAACAATTTGGTCTTCAGCACTGACCGCCAAATTCACCCTCCTGCTAGTAACACTTTGGGCATGAAGGATTTGAATTAAATGACTACAGGTAAGCATAAATGCAAAGACTTAGCAGAAAATTGGTTTAAATTCCAATTCTGACATGTACTTACTGAATGAACTTGAGTACCAtatcactgggcctcagtttcctcacctataaagtggggGTGATAAAAATGCCCACAGTTATCTATCAACCTTCACAAAGTTGTTCTTggcaccaaatgaaataatacttattaaaatacttattaaaaCCAGTGCCCAGTCATTACTttggaagactgatgatgaaggatACCTCCTGCTTTGTGACTGAGAGTTGTACATGCTGAGCCAtggtcaatgtgttgatttgttgtACTTGATTATACTTATTCCTTACAAGGAAAGGCTGCTATTTGGTGGAAGGGTTGGGTTAGTGGGGCAGTGAGGttgagtagtggatagagtaccaggcctagcgtaaggctcatctccctgagttcaaatctgacctctgacattccctagccctgtgatcctgggcaaagctgtaatcctgtttgcctcagtttcctcatctataaaatgagctagagaaggaaatggtaaatcacccTAGCATCTCTTCCCAAAAAAACACAAAtcgggtcaccaagagtcagacatgactgaaaacaactaaacaaatgcGTTAGTGGACAGTGATAAGACATAAAAGAATTAAGATACAGTttaaatatacagaagaaaaacaacaaatctatGTAATAGAAGTTCCCAGATTTATATACTTTTCTTTATTGTCCTTAGTTATCTATtgaaatgtttattaatgattatttaatttaaaattgaaattcacgtggcaaaaataaaatgctttacaaacttaAATTGCTACATAcacatttgtttttattaagAGATTAGAATTACTTCAAAacatagttttgataattagTGATAACAAGCTTGAAGAAACCATTGATTGAAGCAACATAATTCTGACGGGAAATGATGTATTTAGTAGCATTTCTTATTTTCCCTAAACTTACCTCATTCAGGTGGCAAagcaagtcttcttatcctactATTCTGCATTTAATAAATAAGGCAATGTCCAATTTCTATCTATACCATGATTGCAtagattgggggtgggagggatgtCATTTCCACTATCAACCTTCACTTTTTCAAATTGAAGGGTCTTAGAATGTTTTAGTTTGTCTTCATTTAGCAGGGATATCCAAGGGGATACAAAGCTgccatttcccccccccccccatgagtAAATGAAATGGCTCTCTCCTCGAAGTAAGAGGAAGAGACTCTAACCACCATACTAGTGTGATCTAGGATGGTATATGGAGAGTGCTGCTAGACTCAAAAGGATCAATGCTATgtccttctttcatttcctcataGCTTAACAGTCCAGTGATTTGTGCTCTGCCTCTCAGGTCCTACTTCTGAGTTACTGCTTAATTCCTTGGGTCAATATGTTGCCATGGTAACCAACAGTTGCAGAACATAGCCCTGTGACAGTTGGACTTTAAGCAAGTGACTCTCAGGATCCAAAATGATTTATAGCCTCTCACAGTTAATAACTCATAATCCTATAAATGTTCTTCTTAATGTGGTCTCCCATTAGAGCTTGGCATATCAAAGACATATAAACTGTTCATTCTTGTACCTATGCTTTGAAACTACAGCGAGGAATAGAGTTAAGATGTCAAGAGGAATGTGCTAGGGAGAAGGACTGTTACATACTACAGTGGGTTTCTTAAGAAAGGCAATAGCCTCCTTTGAAAAGTAAAACTTCTATGGGATGGCAGTCATGGAAAGCATGGGAATGGACGATTACTCAAAGAGTAGGGGCAAAGTATTAGTGACTTTCTGATGTTTTCTCAGACAAGGAAGGTCTGAAAGACCAGACCACCCAGGCCATGAGGTCTGACCCCTTGGACGCTATGACTCAGTCCCCATCCTCCTGGAGTGACAGCACTGACACCGAGATTAGCAGCTCTGAATCCAATTTCAGCCTCTCTGTGGGCTATTATCCCTCACAAGAAATAAACTGCTGTGAGGAAACAGGACCAGAGTGTGAATCCATCCATTTTCTCCCACCCTGCCAAGGAGCATGGCTGACCGAAAGAATGGGGAAACCTAAAGGAAGATATAGCAAAGTTGAGACCAGCCCAGAACAATTTTCCAAACTTAGAATTACTCTAGCATGGGATATTGATCTGGGCCCTGACCAATTATGCTCAGTATCTAACTGGAAACTGAACAAAGAAAATAACTGGGCAGGCATGAAGCAGGAAAGAAATACCCACCAGACTATGAGGGAGCTGGATGGTTTTGTTCAAAAGCTGGAAGCAGACACTCAGAAAGAAGATACCTTTATCCCTGGGTCACTTCTGAAAGATTCCCAGATCACCACAGTTTCCCCTCTAGAAACCACTAAAACCACCACTACGTCCATCCAATATGAGACTACATCTCAAGCCTCTCCAACTGTTCCACTGGCAGAAAATAGACATCTGGTCCAACCAGTCATGCCACAGGAGTGCCAGCTCAAAGCAACAAAGCAGGTTAAGTATACATAATATTCTGTGGATGTTGCACTGGGAAATCACTTTTCAAAGGGCAGAGGTGAGCAAGGGAAGCTACCAAgccagaggaaaagggagagggggaggggacaaaATGAAGGGTTGCTGTGGGAAAATCCCAAAACAGAGCCTTAATTACCCCAGATGGAACAGGCTGGACCTGATGAAGCACTTTAGGGTGGTGGGAACGTATTGAAGgaaaaaacagtgaaagaaaTTATCTTCCAAAGTAGAAGAACTAAGTAGGAAGACAAAAAGGACTAGAGGGAAAATCTTAAGGAAATAAATATGAACTAGGCAGATTTCTTATGGGATTAGATATTAAAATACTGCCCTTAAAATGATGGACCAAGCACTATGTCAAATTTCCTCCTTTCACAAACATTGTCAGAATGTGCACTATAATGAGCCAAGAGGAAAGTCACTCTTTTGCAAACTCCTTCCAGACAGAGTAACCCCTCATTTCCTTGGCAGTTGCAGACTTGGCAGTACAGGAAGGAAACACCAAGCTACAAGAGGATAATAAGCTCTGGAGAATCCTCCTCACTCTTCACAGAAAAGAGGGAGTACCAGACACCTCCTTCCCCAGGTAGACAGTCGCTGTCCTGTTTAAACATAGGCAGGATTGTTCGGTGGTTAAGAGAGCAAGTGATTTCCTCACTCTCAGGAAAGGAGCAGTCCCAAAACAAGTCCCCTGAAGGCACAAAGCTGCTGGCCCAGAAAAGACAGTGCTCATGCAGAGAAAGGAGAGTCCAACCCCAGGATGCTCAAAAATCTACCTGCCTATAGCCCCTGGTTTCTCTGAACTTTGTGATAGCAACTCTCCCACTTTCCCCACAGGGTCATCTTTTGCTCCAATAAAATACATCTAAATTAATGTTGTTTGTCATGTTTCCTTACTACTAACCTACATTCCTTTACTACTCACTTACTAGATTACAACTTTTTTCTGATtagtagaatttattatttaaactacagttatataatgctttaagatgtCAAAAAATGCTTCCTTCACAAAGGTCCTATATACAAACAGGTAACTATAAGTTATGGCAGGC
It includes:
- the C5H12orf71 gene encoding uncharacterized protein C12orf71 homolog, with translation MRSDPLDAMTQSPSSWSDSTDTEISSSESNFSLSVGYYPSQEINCCEETGPECESIHFLPPCQGAWLTERMGKPKGRYSKVETSPEQFSKLRITLAWDIDLGPDQLCSVSNWKLNKENNWAGMKQERNTHQTMRELDGFVQKLEADTQKEDTFIPGSLLKDSQITTVSPLETTKTTTTSIQYETTSQASPTVPLAENRHLVQPVMPQECQLKATKQLQTWQYRKETPSYKRIISSGESSSLFTEKREYQTPPSPGRQSLSCLNIGRIVRWLREQVISSLSGKEQSQNKSPEGTKLLAQKRQCSCRERRVQPQDAQKSTCL